GCTCCCTTGAGAAACATGTGCTTCCCATCGTGACAGGGGTGTCTGGAGGCCTCCTGCGCCAGGAGGGCGCAGGAGGCCGGAAGCCAAGCGCTCCGGGCACAGGAGGTGCCCGGAGCGCGTCCCCTGTCACGATGGGAAGCACATGTTTCTCAAGGGAGCCGACTACAAATCTCGATGAGCACCCCGCCCGTGTCCTTGGGGTGCAGGAAGACCACCTGCTTGCCGTGGGCGCCGGGCAGGGGTTCCTCGTTGAGCAGGCGCAGGCCGGCCGCGCGGCAGGCGGCCAGGGCCGCGTCCATGTCCTGCGCCGCGAACGCGACGTGGTGCAGGCCGGGCCCCTTCTTCTCCAGGAAACGGCCGACGTTGCTGTCGGGGTCGAGCGGCTGCAGCAGCTCGACGCAGCCGGGGCCGCCGTCGCGGTCCAGCTTCAGCAGGGCGACCTTCAGCTTCTCGCGGGGCACCTCCTCCACGGCGACCAGTTCGAGGCCCAGCAGGCCGGCGTAGAGCCGGATCCCCGCCTCGAGGTCCGTGACGGCGATGCCGAGGTGGTCGACGCGGCCGGCCATGCCGGCGGGCGGGGCGAATTCGCGCTGTTCCATGCCTGCCTCCCTGGCGGGTGTCCGGCACCAAGATAGCCACCGGCACCGGTCTGTAAACCGGGATTCCGGCTCGACGGCGGGACCGTGAAACGCTATCGTTGTTTCACACCCGTTCCGGGAGGGACCATGAAGGATCCGCGCCACGCCAGGCTCGCCGAGCAGCTCGTCCGCTACAGCGTCCGGGTCCAGCCCGGGGAGGTCGTCTACGTCGAGCTGAAGGGGATCGAGACCCTCGACCTCGGGCGCGAGATCATCCGCGCCGCCACCGAGGCGGGCGGCGTCCCGTTCTGGTACTACAACGACGAGGACGTCTCGCGGCCCTTCGTGAGCCGCGCCTCGCAGGCGCAGTTCGAGCGCTGGGCGGCCTTCCACAAGCGCATCATGCAGGACGCCGACTGCTACATCGCGGTCCGCGGCAGCAGCAACCCCTTCGACCACAAGGACGTGGACCGCGACCGGGCCCGCTGGTACGCGCAGGCCTACTGGGACGAGGTGCACTCGGTCCGCGTGAACGAGAAGAAGTGGGTCGTGCTGCGCTACCCCAACCCGAGCATGGCCATCGCGGCCGAGCAGCCGACCGAGGCCTTCGAGGACTTCTACTTCCGCGTCTGCGGCCTGGACTACGCCCGCATGTCGGCCGCCATGGACCCGCTGCACGACCTGCTGTGCCGCACCGACCGCGTGGAGATCCGCGGCCCGGGCACCGACCTGCGCTTCAGCATCAAGGGGATCGGGGCGGTCAAGTGCGACGGCCACCGCAACGTGCCCGACGGCGAGGTCTACTCCTGCCCGGTGCGCGACTCGGTCGAAGGCACGATCGCCTACAACACCGCGACCATGCGCAGCGGCACGCTGTTCCGCAACGTGCGCTTCGTCTGCCGCGCCGGGAAGATCGTCGAGGCGGCGTGCGACGGCGACGTCGCGAAGCTCAACGAGATCCTGGACACCGACGAGGGCGCCCGCCACTTCGGCGAGTTCGCCCTGGGCGTCAACCCCCACATCACGGCGCCCCTGCTCGACACGCTGTTCGACGAGAAGATCGGCGGCTCGTTCCACCTGACGCCCGGCCAGGCCTACCCGGCCACCGACAACGGCAACCGCAGCGCCGTGCACTGGGACCTCGTCTGCATCCAGACGCCGCAGTGGGGGGGCGGGGAGATCCTCTTCGACGGCGTCACGGTGCGCCGCGACGGGCGCTTCGTCCTGCCGGAGCTGGCGGGGCTGAATCCGGAGAACCTGGTCGCGGCGGGCGCCTAGCCGCTCACTTCCGGTTCGATCACCAGCAGCACGTCGCCGGCGTTGACCGACTGGCCGACGCGCACCGCCACCTCGGCGACGGTGCCGGCCACGGGCGCCGCGATCTCGTTCTGCATCTTCATGGCTTCCAGCACCAGCAGCGGCTCGCCCGGGGCGACCCGTCGGCCGACCTCCGCCTGCAGCGCCACGACCAGGCCGGGGATCTCGGCGCGGACCGTGCCGCTGCCGGCGACCTCGGCCACCGCGGCCAGCGCCAGCGCGTGCAGCTCGTCCATCACCGTCAGCTCGAGGTAGCGCCCGTTGACGGTGGCCTCCAGCGCGCCGTGCCCGTCGCGCCCGCCGCGCGGCGAGATGTCGATCAGGTGCATGCGGCCGTCGACGCGCAGGCTCAACGCGCGCCCGTTCTGGACGAAGCAGGCGTCGACCTCGCGCAGCTCGCCGTCGTCGATCTGCACCGCGAGGCGGCCGTCGGCGTCGCGCGCGACCACGGCGGTGAACTGCTCGCCGCCGTGCCTCAGGACGTAGCGCTTCTTCATCCACACGGCCGCACCCCTAGCGATGGTTGGTCATGGCCCGCAGCGCGCTGCGGCGCCAGTTGCCGGCGTCCGCGTCCGCGTCGGCGCCGCCCGCCGCCGGGCCCGCCAGCTCGCGCCGCCGCGCCTCGTACAGCGCGGCCGCGGTCAGCAGCGCGGTGCGGTCGTCCTGCGGCAGCGGGTCCTGGAACTCGGCGGGGTCGAAGCGCTCGTCGATGAAGTTCGTGGTGTAGGTGCCGTCCAGGAACTTCGGCCGCTCCAGCGCCCACAGGTGGAACGGGATGTTGTGGCCGGGCCCGTGCAGCGTGAACTCCTGCAGGGCGCGCCGGCCGCGGGCGATCGCCTGGGCGCGGTCCTCGCCCCAGACCACCAGCTTCGCCAGCAGCGGGTCGTAGTGGACGGGCACGTCGAACCCCTCGTAGATCCCGCTGTCGACGCGCACGCCGGGCCCCGTGGGGGTCACGTGCGAGCTGATGCGCCCGATGGCGGGCATGAAGTTGCGGGCCGGGTCCTCGGCGTAGATGCGGAACTCGATCGCCCAGCCGCGCTGGCGCAGGTCCTCCTGGCGGTAGGGGAGGCCCTGGCCGCGGGCGATGCGGATCTGGGCGCGCACCAGGTCGGTGCCGGTCACCATCTCGGTGACCGGGTGCTCCACCTGCAGGCGGGTGTTCATCTCCAGGAAGAAGAACTCCCGCTGCGGCGACAGGATGAACTCCACGGTGCCCGCCCCGAGGTAGTCGACCGCGGCCGCCGTGCGCACCGCCGCCTCGCAGATGCGCTCGCGCAGCTCCGGGGTCAGGCTCGGCGAGGGCGACTCCTCGATGACCTTCTGGTGGCGGCGCTGCACCGAGCACTCGCGCTCGAAGAGGTGGACGGCGCCGCCGCGGCCGTCGCCCAGCACCTGCACCTCGATGTGCTTGGGCTCCTCCACGTAGCGTTCCAGGAAGACGGCGTCGTCGCCGAAGGCGCTGCCGGCCTCGCCCATGGTGCGGCGCAGGGCGGCCGCGAGGTCCGCCTCCTCTCGCACCACGCGCATGCCCTTGCCGCCGCCGCCGGCCGCCGCCTTCAGCAGTACCGGGTAGCCGATCGCGCGGGCGGCCGCGGCCGCGGCCGCGGGGTCGCGCAGCGCGGTCTCGGTGCCGGGGATCACCGGCACGCCGCTGTCGATCATCCGCCGGCGGGCCGCCAGCTTGTTGCCCATCAGCTCGATCGTCTCGGGCCGCGGCCCGATGAAGATCAGCCCCGCCTCGCCGCAGGCCCGGGCGAAGGCGGCGTTCTCGGACAGGAACCCGTAGCCGGGATGGACGGCGTCGGCGCCGCAGGCCAGCGCGGTCTCGATCAGCTTGTCGCCCCGCAGGTAGCTCGCGGACGCGGGCGCCGGGCCGATGGGGTAGGACTCGTCGGCGGTCATCACGTGCAGGGCCGTGCGGTCGGCGTCGGAGTGGACGGCCACCGCGCGGATCCCCATCTCGCGCAGGCCCTGGATGACCCGCACGGCGATCTCGCCGCGGTTGGCCACCAGGACCTTGGTGATCGTCGTGCGGCCCACGGCGCCTCCTACAGCGGGATGTTCCCGTGCTTCTTGGGGGGGAGCAGCTGCTTCTTGTTGCGCAGGGTGTGCAGCGCCGCGATCAGCTGCGGGCGCGTGTCCCGCGGCTCGATCACGTCGTCGAGGTAGCCCAGCCCCGCCGCGATGTAGGGGTTCGCGAAGCGCCGCTCGTACTCCTCGACCAGCTCCCGCCGCAGCGCGTCGGGGTCCTCGCTGCGGGCCAGCCGCTCGCGGTGCAGGACGTTGACCGCGCCCTCGGGGCCCATCACGGCCAGCTCGGCGGCCGGCCAGGCCACGTTCCAGTCGGCGCGGATGTGCTTGCTGCTCATCACGTCGTAGGCGCCGCCGTAGGCCTTGCGCGTGATGACGGTGAGCTTGGGCACCGTGGCCTCGCAGTAGGCGTACAGCAGCTTGGCGCCGTGCTTGATGATGCCGCCGAACTCCTGGTCGGTGCCGGGCAGGAAGCCGGGCACGTCTTCGAAGGTCACCAGGGGCACGTTGAAGCAGTCGCAGGTGCGGATGAAGCGGGCGGCCTTCAGCGAGGCGTCGATGTCCAGGACGCCGGCCTGGACCTTCGGCTGGTTGGCGACCACGCCGACCGGCAGGCCGTCCAGGCGCGCGAAGCCGCAGATGATGTTCGCCGCGTAGCGCGGCTGGATCTCCAGGAAATCGCCGTCGTCGACCACCAGCCCGATCACCTCGTGCATGTCGTAGGGCTTGCGCGGGTCGTCCGGCACCAGCGCGTCGAGGCGCTCCTCGCGGCGGCCGGGCAGGTCGGCGGGCGCGCGGCGCGGCGGCTCCTCGAGGTTGTTCTGGGGCAGGAAGCCCAGCAGCCGGCGCGTCATCAGCAGGCAGTCCTGGTCGCTGGCGGCCATCAGGTGGGCCACGCCGCTGCGCGAGGTGTGGGTGGCGGCGCCGCCCAGCTCCTCGCTGGTCACGTCCTCGTTGGTCACCATCTTGATGACGTTGGGCCCGGTGACGAACATGTAGCTGGTCTTGTCCACCATCAGGGTGAAGTCGGTGATCGCCGGCGAGTAGACCGCGCCGCCGGCGCAGGGGCCCATGATGGCCGAGATCTGCGGCACCACGCCCGAGGCCATGGTGTTGCGCCAGAAGATCTCCGCGTAGCCGGCCAGCGACTTGACGCCCTCCTGGATCCGCGCCCCGCCGGAGTCGTTCAGGCCGATCACCGGGCAGCCGTTCTCCAGCGCCTGGTCCATCAGCCGGCAGACCTTCAGCGCGTTGGACTCGCTCATCGAGCCGCCGAAGACGGTGAAGTCCTGCGCGAACACGTAGACCTGGCGGCCGTCGATGCGTCCCGAGCCGGTGATCATGCCGTCGCCGACCGGCAGCTGGTCGGCCAGCGAGGGCTCGCGGTGGGTGACGAAGACCCCGGTCTCCAGGAACGACCCCTCGTCCAGCAGCAGGTGGACGCGCTCGCGCGCGGTCAGCCGGCCCTTGGCGTGGATGCGGTCGATCTTGTCCTGGCCGCCGCCGAGCTGCGCCTGCGCGCGGAGCTCCCGCAGCTGCCTCAACCGGTCGGCGGAACTCTCGGGCATGGCGCGTCCCCCGCTGGAGTTGGCATTCTGGACCGACGCGGCAGCGTACAGCAGGACCGCCATTGCGGTCAACCTGCGAAACCCTGAAGATGGTCGCCGGCGCCCCCCGCGAACCCGGCGTTGGGGAGCCGGGCCCCGTCTGCTATCATCCGCCCACGACCCGCCGGCGGACGGCCGGCGCAACCCGGGAGACGATGATGTCCTACGAGACCCTACTGCTCGAGATCGACGACGCCGGCGTGGCCGTCGTGACGGTGAACCGGCCCGAGAAGATGAACGCGCTGAACGCGCAGGTGATCGAGGAGCTGCGGGCCTGCTTCGGCGAGCTGCGGCGGGACGACCGGGTGCGCGTCGTGATCCTGACCGGCGCGGGTCCGAAGGCCTTCGTCGCCGGCGCCGACATCGGTGAGCTGGCGGCCGCCACGGGGCCGGAGCTGGAGCGCCTGTCCGAGCGCGGCCAGTCCCTGATGTGGAGCCTCGAGCACCTCGGCAAGCCCGTGATCGCGGCGGTCAACGGCTTCGCCTTGGGCGGCGGCTGCGAGCTCGCCCTGTGCTGCACCTTCCGCTACGCGGCCAGCAACGCCAAGCTCGGGCTGCCCGAGATCACGCTCGGCCTGATCCCCGGCTACGGCGGCACGCAGCGCCTGCCGCGCCTGGTGGGGCGGGGGCAGGCCATGGAGATGATCCTCTCGGGCGGGATGATCGACGCCGAGGAGGCCGTGCGCATCGGCCTGGTCAACCGCGTTGTGCCGGGCGACGACCTGATGAAGGCGGCCCGCGCCGCCGCCGCGTCGATCGCGGGGCGCTCGGCCGCGACCGTCCGCTACGCCCTGAAGGCGGTGGGCGAGGGGGCCAACATGGGCCTGGACGAGGGCTGCCGGCTCGAGTCGGCGCTCTTCGGGGTCGTCGGGTCCCTCGACGACGCGCGCGAGGGCTGCCGGGCCTTCCTGGAGAAGCGCAAGCCCACCTTCAAGGACCGCTGAACGGCGAGGGACCGGGTCTGCGGACCCGGTCCCTCGAACCTCCACCTGGACCTCCGCCCGGACCTCCGCCCGGACCCCCGCGCCCCCCTGCCAAGCGGCAAACAATTCTTCCGCATCCCCGGCCCGTTGACTATGTTACGGGCGTCCGGCACCCCTGTCCCTTCGAGGAGGCGAAGATGAACGACTCCGTCCAGGCGACAGCTCCCTTCATCGAGATCGACGCCGAACTGTGCAAGGGCTGCAAGCTCTGCATCGGCGTCTGCCCCAAGGGCGTCATCGACATCAGCGAGAAGCTGAACGGCTCCAGCTACCATCCGGCTTACTACCTGGGACGGGACTGCACCGGTTGCGCCCTGTGCTTCTACGCGTGCCCCGAACCGGCGGCGATCAAGGTCGTCAAGCCCTGACCCCCACCCTCGGGAGGCAGACGATGTCCAGGAAGTTCATGAAGGGGAACGACGCGATCGTCGTCGGCGCCCTGCAGGCCGGGTGCCGGGCCTACTACGGCTACCCGATCACCCCCGCCAGCGAGATCGCGCACGCGGCTTCCCTGCACTTTCCGGCCCTGGGCGGCACCTTCATCCAGGCCGAGAGCGAAGTCGCCGCCATCAACATGGTCTACGGCACCGCGGGCATGGGCATCCGCACCATGACCGCCTCGTCGAGCCCCGGCTTCTCGCTGAAGCAGGAGGGCCTGAGCTACATCGCCGGCGCCGAACTGCCGTGCGTCGTGGTCAACGTCTCACGTGGCGGGCCCGGTCTGGGCAACATCGCCCCGGAGCAGGCCGACTACTTCCAGGTCACCAAGGGCGGCGGCCACGGCAACTACCGCCTGATCGCCCTGGCGCCCAACTGCGCCCAGGAGATGTGCGACCTGACGGTCCTGGCCTTCGACCTCGCCGACACCTACCGCAACCCGGTCTGCATCCTGGCCGACGGCTTCACCGGCCAGATGATGGAGCCGGTGAACGTGCCCCTGGCCCGGCCGGTGCCCTTCGACCACACGTCCTGGTGCGTGCGCGGCGACGCGGCCACCCACCGCAACCTCATCAGCTCGATCTACCTCGAGTCCGCGGATCTGGAGCGCCACAACCTCAAGCTCGACGAGAAGTACCGGCGGATCGCGCGGGACGAAGTGCGCTTCGAGGAGTACCAGGTCGAGGACGCCGACCTGATCGTCGTCGCCTTCGGCATCGTCTCGCGCATCGTCTACTCCACCGTGGACCAGGCCCGCGCGCAGGGCTTGAAGGTCGGCCTGCTGCGGCCGATCACGCTGTGGCCGTTCCCCAGCGACCGGATCGCCGAGCTCTCGCGGCGCGACGTGCGTTTCCTGTCGGCGGAGCTGAGCACCGGCCAGATGGTCGAGGACGTGCGGCTGGCCGTCGAGGGCCGCGCGCCGGTCCACTTCTACGGCCGCTGCGGCGGCATGGTGCCGGGTTCCGAGGAACTCCTGGCCGAGTACGGCAAGATCCTGGAAGGAGGCCGGTCGTGAAGATCACCGAGAAGCCCGTCGCCTTCTATCCCGAGTTCGTCCGCAAGAGCGGCCCGCACAAGGAGACCACCCACTACTGCCCCGGCTGCGGGCACGGCAACATCCACAAGATGATCGCCGAGGCCATGGTCGACCTGGGCATCAACGAGCGCACGGTGTTCATCTCCCCGGTGGGCTGCTCGGTGTTCGGCTACTACTACTTCGACTGCGGGCACATGCAGGCCGCCCACGGCCGCGCGCCGGCGGTGGCCACCGGCATCAAGCGGGCCAACCCCGAGGCGATCGTCATCTCCTACCAGGGCGACGGCGACCTGGCGGCCATCGGCACCGCCGAGACCCTGCACGCCGCCAACCGCGGCGAGAACATCACCGTCTTCTTCGTCAACAACGCGATCTACGGCATGACCGGCGGCCAGATGGCGCCGACCACGATGATCGGTCAGAAGACGGCCACCACGCCCCGCGGCCGCATCGAGACCGTGCACGGCAACCCGATCCGCATGGCCGAGATCATCGCCACGCTGCCGGCGGCGACCTACGTCGAACGCGTGGCGATCGGCGACTCGAAGCACATCATGAAGGCCCGCAAGGCCATCCGCAAAGCCCTGACCAACCAGGTCGAGAACCGCGGCTACAGCTTCGTGGAGATCCTGTCGACCTGCCCCACCGGCTGGAAGATGGACGGCCCCGACGCCCGCGACTGGCTCGTCGAGGAGATGACCAAGGTCTTCCCGCTGGGCGTCTTCAAGGACGAGTCCGACCACCGCGAGGGGGCCTGGCACCGCCACGTGGAGACCTTCGAGCCCGCGAAGCGCGATGCCTACCTCGGCGCCGGCGAGGCCGAGGCCAAGGCGGAGAAGCTGCCCCTGCCCGCCGAGCTGCACTGCAAGTTCGCCGGCTTCGGCGGCCAGGGCGTCCTGACCCTGGGCCTGTTCCTGGCCCAGGTCGGCATGCGCGCGGGCCTGCACGCCAGCTGGATCCCGTCCTACGGGCCCGAGATGCGCGGCGGCACCGCCAACTGCTCGGTCAACCTGTCCGAGCGGCGCATCGGCAGCCCGCTGGTCGACCGGCCCAACCTGCTGGTCGTGATGAACCAGCCCTCGCTCGAGGCCTTCACCGGCGAGGTCGTCGAGGGCGGCACCATCATCGTGGACACCTCCGTCGTGGAGAACTGCCCCGAGCTGCCCGGCCGCCGCGTGGTGCGGATCCCGGCCACCGGGATCGC
This genomic stretch from bacterium harbors:
- a CDS encoding aminopeptidase, whose amino-acid sequence is MKDPRHARLAEQLVRYSVRVQPGEVVYVELKGIETLDLGREIIRAATEAGGVPFWYYNDEDVSRPFVSRASQAQFERWAAFHKRIMQDADCYIAVRGSSNPFDHKDVDRDRARWYAQAYWDEVHSVRVNEKKWVVLRYPNPSMAIAAEQPTEAFEDFYFRVCGLDYARMSAAMDPLHDLLCRTDRVEIRGPGTDLRFSIKGIGAVKCDGHRNVPDGEVYSCPVRDSVEGTIAYNTATMRSGTLFRNVRFVCRAGKIVEAACDGDVAKLNEILDTDEGARHFGEFALGVNPHITAPLLDTLFDEKIGGSFHLTPGQAYPATDNGNRSAVHWDLVCIQTPQWGGGEILFDGVTVRRDGRFVLPELAGLNPENLVAAGA
- a CDS encoding enoyl-CoA hydratase-related protein, with the protein product MSYETLLLEIDDAGVAVVTVNRPEKMNALNAQVIEELRACFGELRRDDRVRVVILTGAGPKAFVAGADIGELAAATGPELERLSERGQSLMWSLEHLGKPVIAAVNGFALGGGCELALCCTFRYAASNAKLGLPEITLGLIPGYGGTQRLPRLVGRGQAMEMILSGGMIDAEEAVRIGLVNRVVPGDDLMKAARAAAASIAGRSAATVRYALKAVGEGANMGLDEGCRLESALFGVVGSLDDAREGCRAFLEKRKPTFKDR
- a CDS encoding 3-methyl-2-oxobutanoate dehydrogenase subunit VorB, giving the protein MSRKFMKGNDAIVVGALQAGCRAYYGYPITPASEIAHAASLHFPALGGTFIQAESEVAAINMVYGTAGMGIRTMTASSSPGFSLKQEGLSYIAGAELPCVVVNVSRGGPGLGNIAPEQADYFQVTKGGGHGNYRLIALAPNCAQEMCDLTVLAFDLADTYRNPVCILADGFTGQMMEPVNVPLARPVPFDHTSWCVRGDAATHRNLISSIYLESADLERHNLKLDEKYRRIARDEVRFEEYQVEDADLIVVAFGIVSRIVYSTVDQARAQGLKVGLLRPITLWPFPSDRIAELSRRDVRFLSAELSTGQMVEDVRLAVEGRAPVHFYGRCGGMVPGSEELLAEYGKILEGGRS
- a CDS encoding biotin/lipoyl-containing protein, whose translation is MKKRYVLRHGGEQFTAVVARDADGRLAVQIDDGELREVDACFVQNGRALSLRVDGRMHLIDISPRGGRDGHGALEATVNGRYLELTVMDELHALALAAVAEVAGSGTVRAEIPGLVVALQAEVGRRVAPGEPLLVLEAMKMQNEIAAPVAGTVAEVAVRVGQSVNAGDVLLVIEPEVSG
- a CDS encoding 2-oxoacid:acceptor oxidoreductase family protein; amino-acid sequence: MKITEKPVAFYPEFVRKSGPHKETTHYCPGCGHGNIHKMIAEAMVDLGINERTVFISPVGCSVFGYYYFDCGHMQAAHGRAPAVATGIKRANPEAIVISYQGDGDLAAIGTAETLHAANRGENITVFFVNNAIYGMTGGQMAPTTMIGQKTATTPRGRIETVHGNPIRMAEIIATLPAATYVERVAIGDSKHIMKARKAIRKALTNQVENRGYSFVEILSTCPTGWKMDGPDARDWLVEEMTKVFPLGVFKDESDHREGAWHRHVETFEPAKRDAYLGAGEAEAKAEKLPLPAELHCKFAGFGGQGVLTLGLFLAQVGMRAGLHASWIPSYGPEMRGGTANCSVNLSERRIGSPLVDRPNLLVVMNQPSLEAFTGEVVEGGTIIVDTSVVENCPELPGRRVVRIPATGIADEVGTPKVANVVLLGAICAATGAFPLAFVEQSLRETVKKKDLVDLNLAALRRGYEHVRDAV
- a CDS encoding acyl-CoA carboxylase subunit beta — translated: MPESSADRLRQLRELRAQAQLGGGQDKIDRIHAKGRLTARERVHLLLDEGSFLETGVFVTHREPSLADQLPVGDGMITGSGRIDGRQVYVFAQDFTVFGGSMSESNALKVCRLMDQALENGCPVIGLNDSGGARIQEGVKSLAGYAEIFWRNTMASGVVPQISAIMGPCAGGAVYSPAITDFTLMVDKTSYMFVTGPNVIKMVTNEDVTSEELGGAATHTSRSGVAHLMAASDQDCLLMTRRLLGFLPQNNLEEPPRRAPADLPGRREERLDALVPDDPRKPYDMHEVIGLVVDDGDFLEIQPRYAANIICGFARLDGLPVGVVANQPKVQAGVLDIDASLKAARFIRTCDCFNVPLVTFEDVPGFLPGTDQEFGGIIKHGAKLLYAYCEATVPKLTVITRKAYGGAYDVMSSKHIRADWNVAWPAAELAVMGPEGAVNVLHRERLARSEDPDALRRELVEEYERRFANPYIAAGLGYLDDVIEPRDTRPQLIAALHTLRNKKQLLPPKKHGNIPL
- the mce gene encoding methylmalonyl-CoA epimerase, coding for MEQREFAPPAGMAGRVDHLGIAVTDLEAGIRLYAGLLGLELVAVEEVPREKLKVALLKLDRDGGPGCVELLQPLDPDSNVGRFLEKKGPGLHHVAFAAQDMDAALAACRAAGLRLLNEEPLPGAHGKQVVFLHPKDTGGVLIEICSRLP
- a CDS encoding ferredoxin family protein; the encoded protein is MNDSVQATAPFIEIDAELCKGCKLCIGVCPKGVIDISEKLNGSSYHPAYYLGRDCTGCALCFYACPEPAAIKVVKP
- a CDS encoding acetyl-CoA carboxylase biotin carboxylase subunit, which encodes MGRTTITKVLVANRGEIAVRVIQGLREMGIRAVAVHSDADRTALHVMTADESYPIGPAPASASYLRGDKLIETALACGADAVHPGYGFLSENAAFARACGEAGLIFIGPRPETIELMGNKLAARRRMIDSGVPVIPGTETALRDPAAAAAAARAIGYPVLLKAAAGGGGKGMRVVREEADLAAALRRTMGEAGSAFGDDAVFLERYVEEPKHIEVQVLGDGRGGAVHLFERECSVQRRHQKVIEESPSPSLTPELRERICEAAVRTAAAVDYLGAGTVEFILSPQREFFFLEMNTRLQVEHPVTEMVTGTDLVRAQIRIARGQGLPYRQEDLRQRGWAIEFRIYAEDPARNFMPAIGRISSHVTPTGPGVRVDSGIYEGFDVPVHYDPLLAKLVVWGEDRAQAIARGRRALQEFTLHGPGHNIPFHLWALERPKFLDGTYTTNFIDERFDPAEFQDPLPQDDRTALLTAAALYEARRRELAGPAAGGADADADAGNWRRSALRAMTNHR